From the genome of Candidatus Hydrogenedens sp., one region includes:
- a CDS encoding carbon-nitrogen hydrolase family protein, which translates to MAVLRIRGVQMIVGNSKKDNLPKILDYIQKGDCDIIVFPEMSLTGYNNNFSDVRTPEAWKQIASACKKSYITAIIGTGVRMNEQTYIQARIYTDEGKLLGTQEKLVPTEEDRRWCRPGEELRIFKYKGITFGCLLGNDFWVAPGFGPYHDPRLSYQLGKRGAQIIFHLANTGIDQTYLPYYDINLRLRARESKCYIVTVNAGSQFGVINSASGIMSPKGEWLVQCPLQGEHSFVYDLEIETES; encoded by the coding sequence ATGGCAGTATTACGTATTCGAGGTGTCCAGATGATAGTCGGGAATTCAAAAAAAGATAATCTTCCCAAAATATTAGATTACATCCAAAAAGGAGATTGTGACATTATCGTATTTCCTGAAATGAGTCTTACAGGTTATAACAACAATTTTAGTGATGTTAGAACACCCGAAGCATGGAAACAAATAGCGTCTGCTTGTAAAAAATCATATATTACTGCCATTATTGGCACTGGTGTAAGAATGAATGAACAAACTTATATTCAAGCACGGATTTACACTGATGAAGGGAAATTATTAGGGACACAGGAGAAATTAGTCCCTACGGAAGAAGACCGTCGTTGGTGTCGCCCTGGAGAAGAACTAAGAATTTTTAAGTACAAAGGAATTACCTTTGGTTGTTTGCTTGGCAATGATTTCTGGGTCGCACCTGGATTCGGTCCATATCATGACCCGAGATTATCTTACCAGTTAGGCAAACGAGGAGCACAGATAATTTTTCATCTTGCAAATACTGGTATAGACCAGACTTACCTTCCATACTATGATATTAACCTCCGATTACGAGCCCGTGAAAGCAAATGCTATATTGTAACTGTAAATGCGGGTTCTCAATTCGGCGTAATTAATTCTGCTTCTGGAATTATGTCTCCTAAAGGGGAATGGCTGGTTCAATGCCCATTACAAGGAGAACATTCATTTGTTTACGACCTCGAAATAGAAACTGAAAGTTAA
- a CDS encoding sulfatase: MNKTQKILIIGLLFLAFVFIFAGYYIQKKILAPPNVVFILIDTVRADCINPELNPNPITPFLSNLTKKSIYIPNAITPCSWTKPTLATFLTGLPPEKHGVRYSVMKEDPNAPTSDILSDAILTLPEYLAQHGYETYAVQTNANLAPLLGFAQGFKKSHFYFDNGGIASTVTTKSLEFMRNPRQPFFLYAHYMDPHMPYTPPDSFLQYFKTTANITDEEKSRLEPDPFFEYATNLIYYLIGKREEPPPFELSTSAQNEIKRRYHAEIRFTDAEIEKLVQFISHKFPNTIFFIISDHGEEFWEHKGVGHGTTVYEEQIRVPVIIYGKGILPKRVDKNISTAGLAKTIVSLIGLPIPPQFEGYDLIKQNDDVISKIVTWGPWSDMDLNLEAVVDYPWKLILDKNKNTVKLFNISNDPNENLDISADYPNTVQKLMSYISNEEQEKYYNTGNTTSLPPDMIQKLKALGYLD, translated from the coding sequence ATGAATAAAACCCAAAAAATTCTTATTATTGGTTTACTTTTCTTAGCCTTTGTTTTCATCTTTGCAGGCTACTATATCCAGAAAAAAATATTAGCACCTCCTAATGTTGTCTTTATTCTTATTGACACAGTAAGGGCTGATTGTATCAATCCTGAACTAAATCCTAACCCTATTACACCATTTCTATCAAACCTTACAAAGAAATCTATATATATACCTAATGCTATTACTCCTTGTAGTTGGACAAAACCGACCCTTGCTACTTTTTTAACAGGCTTACCCCCAGAAAAACACGGTGTCCGCTACAGCGTTATGAAAGAGGACCCGAATGCTCCTACGAGCGATATTCTTAGTGATGCAATTTTAACTCTGCCTGAATATCTTGCACAACATGGGTATGAAACTTATGCGGTGCAAACAAACGCCAATCTGGCACCGTTACTTGGATTTGCACAAGGATTTAAAAAATCACATTTTTATTTTGATAATGGAGGAATTGCCTCAACTGTAACCACAAAATCATTGGAATTTATGAGAAATCCAAGACAGCCTTTTTTTCTATATGCCCACTACATGGATCCTCACATGCCATATACTCCCCCAGACTCTTTCCTTCAGTACTTCAAGACAACAGCAAATATAACGGATGAAGAAAAAAGTCGATTAGAACCAGACCCATTTTTTGAGTATGCAACAAATTTAATATATTATCTTATTGGTAAGCGAGAAGAGCCCCCACCGTTTGAGTTGTCTACTTCAGCACAAAATGAAATTAAACGGAGATACCACGCAGAAATAAGATTTACTGATGCAGAGATAGAAAAATTAGTTCAATTCATCAGCCATAAATTTCCAAACACAATTTTTTTCATTATCTCAGACCATGGCGAAGAATTCTGGGAGCATAAAGGTGTGGGTCATGGTACCACGGTTTATGAAGAACAAATAAGAGTTCCTGTAATCATCTACGGTAAAGGTATACTTCCAAAAAGAGTGGATAAAAATATCTCAACTGCAGGATTAGCGAAAACTATTGTATCCCTGATAGGACTTCCTATTCCTCCTCAATTTGAAGGATATGACCTGATAAAACAAAATGATGATGTTATTTCAAAAATTGTGACTTGGGGACCATGGTCTGATATGGATCTGAATCTGGAAGCCGTTGTTGATTATCCATGGAAACTTATACTTGACAAGAACAAGAATACTGTTAAACTGTTTAATATTAGCAATGACCCTAATGAAAATTTGGACATATCAGCCGATTACCCCAATACTGTACAGAAACTGATGTCATATATCTCAAATGAGGAACAGGAAAAATATTATAACACTGGAAACACAACTTCCCTACCGCCTGATATGATACAAAAGTTAAAAGCCTTAGGCTACCTGGACTAA